The genomic segment AGCAAAATATCCGTATTTTAGATGCTGGCTGTGGCACAGGTGTGGGAACCGAATATTTAGTTCATTTAAATCCGGAAGCGTCAGTGATCGGAATTGACATTAGCGAATCGGCGTTATCAGTTGCCAGAGAACGGTGTCAGCGTAGTGGTGCGACTCGCGTCGAGTTCCAACCCATGAAGGTGGAAGAGGCTCACCAATTACCTGGTCAGTTTGAAATGATTAATTGTGTTGGGGTTTTACACCATCTTCCAGATCCGGTGGCGGGAATTCAAGCTTTAGCGGAAAAACTGGCTCCCGGGGGGATTTTCCATATTTTTGTTTATGGGGAGTTGGGACGTTGGGAAGTGCGGTTAATGCAAAACGCGATCGCGCTTCTCCAGCCAGAAAATTACCAAGAGGGAGTCAAGATCGGGCGTCAGCTCTTGCAGAGCCTTCCCGATAATAACCGCATTGTTAAACGAGAAAAAGAACGGTGGGCATTAGAGAATCAACGGGATGCTTGCTTTGCCGATATGTATGTCCATCCCCAGGAAATTGACTACAATATCCATACCCTCTTTGATTTAATTGATACATCGGGACTGGATTTTGTCGGGTTCTCTAACCCGGAATTTTGGCAACTGGAGCGGTTACTCGAAGGAGCCCCCGACGCTTTAGCAAGAGCACAGAATTTGAGCAAGCGCGATCGCTATCGACTCATAGAATTACTTGATCCGGATGTGACACACTATGAGTTTTTCTTATCAAAACCGCCCCTGCCGCAATGGGATTGGTCAGCAGATGCTGACTTTTTAAATGGCATTCCCGAACGTCATCCCTGTCTGGAAGGATGGCCCAGTCGAAGTTTGTTTAATGCTAATTACGAGCTGGTGAGCCTCTCGGAAGATGGATTTAAGCTCTTAGAAGCCATCGACCAAAATTCAGAACCACAGCAGACGTTGGGCACAATTTTAGCGGAAACTGGCGGGAATTTAGAAACTGCGCGATCGCTGCATCAGCAGAAACTGATGCTCCTGACGCCGAACCCCTCTCACTAAATTCGGAAAACATTAAAGAATTGTTACTACACCGTGATATGATTTCTCGTGGCTCGTTTAAGTAACGTCATCAATCTCAACTCGAACCAAGGATAAACACCGTGAGTTCACAGACCTCACCCTCAGACACAATCGAAAGCACTGCTCCCGAATCTTCTTCAGAAGTCAATGCTTCTGACCGAGGAATGACGGAGTATTATCAACTCCAACGCAACTTGTATTTAGTGATGTTGGTGCTGACTGGGGTAATTGTTGTATCAGTTTGGGTCGCCTACTCTGGACAAACCGCCCTTAATTACTTATTGGGCGCTCTAGCCGGGCTCCTTTATTTTCGGCGCTTAGCGCGAGATATTGAAGGGTTAGGGGGACAACAAGGACGTCTGGGATTTGGCAGTGGTCGCCTTGCCATTTTTGTGGCAGTGATTATTCTGGCTAGTCAACTGCAACGTCTGGCGATCCTACCCGTCTTTTTGGGGTTTATGACCTACAAAGCAGCCATCGTGATTTACGTCGTGCAAACCACCCTGTTCCCCAAACAGGAATAACGTCAGCATCGACGTAAACGCTATATTGTTCGATTCATCACGGGGAAAATTGCTCCATGACCTTGCTAGACGGTTTAAACGTCATCCCTGCTTTCCCCCTCGCTGAACTAGAAGTTGGGGAACACTTTTACTGGGAAATTGGGAATTACACCGTTCACGGGCAGGTTTTTCTAACCTCCTGGGTGGTAATTGCCCTGTTACTCATTGCCAGTTTTATTGGCACGCGTAACCTTGAGCGAATTCCCAGTGGCATCCAGAACTTTCTCGAATATGCCTTAGACTTTGTTCGGGATATTGCAAAAACCCAAATTGGTGAGAAAGAATATCGCCCCTGGGTACCGTTCGTCGGAACATTGTTCTTATTTATCTTTGTTTCCAACTGGTCAGGGGCACTCGTTCCTTGGAAAGTTATTGAAATTCCGAGTAGCGAGTTAGCCGCTCCGACCAACGATATCAACACAACGGTTGCCCTCGCCTTATTAACCTCTCTAGCCTACTTCTATGCGGGGATTAGTAAACGGGGACTCGGCTACTTTAAAAAGTACATCGAACCCACGCCAATTCTGTTACCCATTAACATTTTGGAAGACTTTACCAAGCCGCTCTCGCTGAGTTTCCGACTTTTTGGTAATATTCTTGCTGATGAGTTGGTCGTTGCCGTATTAGTGTTACTGGTTCCTTTATTTGTTCCTTTGCCCGTGATGGCATTGGGACTCTTTACCAGCGCGATTCAGGCTTTAATTTTTGCCACGTTGGCGGGGGCTTACATTGGTGAGTCTCTCGAACATGGGGAAGAAGAATAAGCAATCGGTTCAAAATACTTGCTTAAATTGCCATTTCATGACAATGCTGTTAGTATCCGTTTTCACGGATTTTTCACTTGACACTTTTCATTGAATCGATTTTCAATCAAATCTCAGATCAAAATTAATTAACGAGGAAAAAAACTATGGATTCTTTAACTGCTGCTGCTTCCGTTATTGCTGCTGCTCTCGCTGTTGGTTTAGCGGCGATTGGTCCGGGTTTAGGACAAGGAAACGCTTCGGGTCAGGCTTTAGAAGGAATTGCCCGTCAACCTGAAGCAGAAGGCAAAATTCGCGGTACATTACTCCTTTCTTTAGCGTTTATGGAAGCGTTAACCATTTATGGTCTGGTTGTAGCACTCGTTTTACTGTTTGCTAACCCCTTCGCGTAAATTCCAGAAATTTCGAGGGTGGGAGCTTCCCATCCTCAAGCCACCTGATGTTGGAGTAAACGACAAGCACCACCTAAAAATGACAAATTGGATGATTTTACTGGCAGCCGAAGCGGTAGAAACCACAAAGGAAGGGGGACTGTTTGATTTTGATTTGACCTTACCCTTGATGGCAGTTCAATTCTTGGTTTTGGTCGCCCTCTTAAATGTCTTGTTCTACAAGCCCTTGACTCGCGTTTTGGATGAGCGTGCTGAGTATATTCGCAAAAACTTGAATGAAGCGAAAGAAAATGCGAAAAAATCAGAAGAACTCGCTCAAAAATTTGAGGAACAACTAAAAGATGTCCGGCGCGAGTCGCAAGAAATTATTGCGCAAGCGCAAGCTGAGGCTCAAGAACAAGCAGCAAAAAATATTGCTCAGGCTCAACAAGAGGTGCAGGCTCAACGAGAAAAAGCAACTGCGGAAATTACAGCCCAAAAACAAGAGGCGCTCCAGTCCTTAGAATCCCAAGTGGATACCCTCTCTCGGCAAATTTTGGAAAAATTGGTGGGTGCTGATTTGGTGAAACGCTAGGTTTGCACTTGCTAAAAACGAACAGACGTGATTTTTGTAAATTAAAGGATAAATGGCGATGATGGGGATGTTTTCTTACTTCCTCGCAGAAGCAACCGAAGCTGCAGAGGAAGGCTTTGGACTGAATTTTGATATTCTTGAGACCAATATTATTAACCTAGCGATTATTATCGCAGTCTTATTTTTCTTTGGTCGTAAATTTTTGGGCAATAATCTCTCGGAACGTCGTTCTCAAATTGAGGAAGATATTACCGATGCAGAAAAGCGAGCGCAAAAAGCCACTGCTGAGCTCAAAGAAGCAGAGCGCAAATTGGCCCAAGCCCAAAAAGAAGTTGAGAATATTCGTCAATCAGCCCAAGCGAGTGCTCAAAAAGCACAAGAGCGTATCCTAGCGGAAAACGCTAGAGAAGTGGAGCGGATCAAAGAGGCAGCGGTTCAAGATTTAGATGCAGAACGAGAGCGAGCCGTTGC from the Cyanobacteria bacterium GSL.Bin1 genome contains:
- a CDS encoding methyltransferase domain-containing protein; the protein is AVANLYNAYPFPPEPLLDEPPPGYNWRWNWTAAYDFCTGIKPAQQNIRILDAGCGTGVGTEYLVHLNPEASVIGIDISESALSVARERCQRSGATRVEFQPMKVEEAHQLPGQFEMINCVGVLHHLPDPVAGIQALAEKLAPGGIFHIFVYGELGRWEVRLMQNAIALLQPENYQEGVKIGRQLLQSLPDNNRIVKREKERWALENQRDACFADMYVHPQEIDYNIHTLFDLIDTSGLDFVGFSNPEFWQLERLLEGAPDALARAQNLSKRDRYRLIELLDPDVTHYEFFLSKPPLPQWDWSADADFLNGIPERHPCLEGWPSRSLFNANYELVSLSEDGFKLLEAIDQNSEPQQTLGTILAETGGNLETARSLHQQKLMLLTPNPSH
- a CDS encoding F0F1 ATP synthase subunit B'; the encoded protein is MTNWMILLAAEAVETTKEGGLFDFDLTLPLMAVQFLVLVALLNVLFYKPLTRVLDERAEYIRKNLNEAKENAKKSEELAQKFEEQLKDVRRESQEIIAQAQAEAQEQAAKNIAQAQQEVQAQREKATAEITAQKQEALQSLESQVDTLSRQILEKLVGADLVKR
- the atpE gene encoding ATP synthase F0 subunit C, which codes for MDSLTAAASVIAAALAVGLAAIGPGLGQGNASGQALEGIARQPEAEGKIRGTLLLSLAFMEALTIYGLVVALVLLFANPFA
- a CDS encoding F0F1 ATP synthase subunit A; amino-acid sequence: MTLLDGLNVIPAFPLAELEVGEHFYWEIGNYTVHGQVFLTSWVVIALLLIASFIGTRNLERIPSGIQNFLEYALDFVRDIAKTQIGEKEYRPWVPFVGTLFLFIFVSNWSGALVPWKVIEIPSSELAAPTNDINTTVALALLTSLAYFYAGISKRGLGYFKKYIEPTPILLPINILEDFTKPLSLSFRLFGNILADELVVAVLVLLVPLFVPLPVMALGLFTSAIQALIFATLAGAYIGESLEHGEEE
- a CDS encoding ATP synthase subunit I produces the protein MTEYYQLQRNLYLVMLVLTGVIVVSVWVAYSGQTALNYLLGALAGLLYFRRLARDIEGLGGQQGRLGFGSGRLAIFVAVIILASQLQRLAILPVFLGFMTYKAAIVIYVVQTTLFPKQE
- a CDS encoding F0F1 ATP synthase subunit B, producing the protein MMGMFSYFLAEATEAAEEGFGLNFDILETNIINLAIIIAVLFFFGRKFLGNNLSERRSQIEEDITDAEKRAQKATAELKEAERKLAQAQKEVENIRQSAQASAQKAQERILAENAREVERIKEAAVQDLDAERERAVAEIKQYIARLALEKVESELKNQLDQSAQTKLIDRSLAQLGGRR